A genomic segment from Neodiprion lecontei isolate iyNeoLeco1 chromosome 1, iyNeoLeco1.1, whole genome shotgun sequence encodes:
- the LOC107225154 gene encoding uncharacterized protein LOC107225154: MNRENCVIVFISIFAMLLAVSNGQLMSKELHRTHAASERPNDLWCYQCDTMDDGEKCFDLVGNHSSLMQKCKDDKRICTVKRVSYTTSTENSTSVPMMWSLERNCTNKCEAGCIVIGERTKLYACTACCEKSLCNTGKGRASDLSTNRIGLLPGLIIQGLLTAIMYPS; encoded by the exons atgaaccgtgaaaattgcGTCATCGTGTTCATCTCCATCTTCGCCATGCTTTTGGCCGTCTCGAACG GCCAACTTATGTCGAAGGAATTGCATCGGACTCACGCAGCTTCCGAGAGACCGAACGACCTCTGGTGCTACCAATGCGACACAATGGACGACGGTGAGAAGTGCTTCGATCTCGTCGGCAACCACAGTTCCCTGATGCAGAAATGCAAGGATGATAAGCGCATTTGCACG GTGAAAAGGGTTTCTTACACAACGAGCACCGAGAATTCAACTTCGGTACCAATGATGTGGTCGTTGGAGAGGAACTGTACAAATAAATGCGAGGCCGGCTGCATCGTGATCGGAGAGCGAACAAAATTGTACGCTTGTACAGCTTGCTGCGAGAAATCACTGTGCAACACCGGAAAAGGAAGAGCATCGGATCTGTCGACAAACAGGATAGGACTTTTACCCGGCTTGATAATCCAAGGATTATTGACCGCCATTATGTATCCATCGTGA